A DNA window from Heterodontus francisci isolate sHetFra1 chromosome 49, sHetFra1.hap1, whole genome shotgun sequence contains the following coding sequences:
- the LOC137358412 gene encoding C3a anaphylatoxin chemotactic receptor-like isoform X3 yields the protein MSAYYEFDYPVFWNDSYFWNFTYPDSMYEDEDDEFGPRLMSPSILAIVMYAITFVLGAPGNAAVIWVSGFKMKRTVNAVWFLNLAVADLAYCCSLPFQIANVVLRNRWPSHDLLCKLLPSAIVLNMSASVFLLTLVSVDRCLAVTMPVWSQRGRTLAAARAACAGAWLLALLMCLPTLLHRRVTTLPELGISFCSLNYSEAYFGARTKQVVEATRALFAFALPFLVMAACYVLIGLKVQGSRFAKSKRPIRLIAAVVLAFFVCWLPYHVFGLMQAFAPHPVAMTWDNAAVGLASLNSALNPILYVFVGRDFRQRFRRSVTTSLRKAFSEDLSQSVNSTRLRSRSSFECNL from the coding sequence GTCCGCCTATTATGAGTTTGACTACCCCGTCTTCTGGAACGACAGTTATTTCTGGAACTTTACTTACCCCGATTCGATGTATGAGGATGAGGATGATGAGTTTGGACCCCGATTGATGTCACCGTCCATATTGGCCATTGTCATGTACGCCATCACATTTGTCCTGGGCGCCCCTGGCAACGCAGCGGTGATCTGGGTGTCGGGCTTCAAGATGAAGAGGACGGTGAACGCCGTGTGGTTCCTGAACCTGGCCGTGGCAGACTTGGCCTACTGCTGCTCGCTGCCCTTTCAGATCGCCAACGTGGTGCTCCGGAACCGCTGGCCCAGCCACGACCTGCTCTGCAAGCTCCTGCCGTCGGCCATTGTCCTCAACATGTCCGCCAGCGTCTTCCTGCTGACCCTGGTCAGTGTCGACCGCTGCCTGGCCGTCACCATGCCCGTCTGGTCGCAGCGCGGCCGGACCCTGGCGGCCGCCCGGGCGGCCTGCGCCGGGGCCTGGCTCCTGGCCCTCCTCATGTGCTTGCCCACCCTCCTGCACCGCCGCGTCACCACCCTCCCGGAGCTCGGCATCAGCTTCTGCTCCCTCAACTACAGCGAGGCCTACTTCGGGGCGAGGACCAAGCAGGTGGTGGAGGCGACGCGGGCCCTCTTTGCGTTCGCTCTCCCGTTCCTGGTCATGGCGGCCTGCTACGTGCTGATAGGCCTGAAGGTGCAGGGCTCCAGGTTCGCCAAGTCCAAGAGGCCCATCCGACTCATCGCGGCCGTGGTGCTCGCCTTCTTCGTCTGCTGGCTCCCCTACCACGTCTTCGGCTTGATGCAGGCCTTCGCCCCCCACCCAGTCGCCATGACCTGGGACAACGCCGCGGTGGGCCTGGCCTCCCTCAACAGCGCCCTCAACCCCATCCTCTACGTGTTCGTGGGCCGCGACTTCCGTCAGAGGTTCCGGCGGTCCGTGACCACCTCACTGCGCAAGGCCTTCAGCGAGGACCTCAGCCAGTCAGTCAACAGCACGCGTCTCCGCAGCCGGTCCAGCTTCGAGTGTAATCTGTGA
- the LOC137358412 gene encoding C3a anaphylatoxin chemotactic receptor-like isoform X2 encodes MFLSERSAYYEFDYPVFWNDSYFWNFTYPDSMYEDEDDEFGPRLMSPSILAIVMYAITFVLGAPGNAAVIWVSGFKMKRTVNAVWFLNLAVADLAYCCSLPFQIANVVLRNRWPSHDLLCKLLPSAIVLNMSASVFLLTLVSVDRCLAVTMPVWSQRGRTLAAARAACAGAWLLALLMCLPTLLHRRVTTLPELGISFCSLNYSEAYFGARTKQVVEATRALFAFALPFLVMAACYVLIGLKVQGSRFAKSKRPIRLIAAVVLAFFVCWLPYHVFGLMQAFAPHPVAMTWDNAAVGLASLNSALNPILYVFVGRDFRQRFRRSVTTSLRKAFSEDLSQSVNSTRLRSRSSFECNL; translated from the coding sequence GTCCGCCTATTATGAGTTTGACTACCCCGTCTTCTGGAACGACAGTTATTTCTGGAACTTTACTTACCCCGATTCGATGTATGAGGATGAGGATGATGAGTTTGGACCCCGATTGATGTCACCGTCCATATTGGCCATTGTCATGTACGCCATCACATTTGTCCTGGGCGCCCCTGGCAACGCAGCGGTGATCTGGGTGTCGGGCTTCAAGATGAAGAGGACGGTGAACGCCGTGTGGTTCCTGAACCTGGCCGTGGCAGACTTGGCCTACTGCTGCTCGCTGCCCTTTCAGATCGCCAACGTGGTGCTCCGGAACCGCTGGCCCAGCCACGACCTGCTCTGCAAGCTCCTGCCGTCGGCCATTGTCCTCAACATGTCCGCCAGCGTCTTCCTGCTGACCCTGGTCAGTGTCGACCGCTGCCTGGCCGTCACCATGCCCGTCTGGTCGCAGCGCGGCCGGACCCTGGCGGCCGCCCGGGCGGCCTGCGCCGGGGCCTGGCTCCTGGCCCTCCTCATGTGCTTGCCCACCCTCCTGCACCGCCGCGTCACCACCCTCCCGGAGCTCGGCATCAGCTTCTGCTCCCTCAACTACAGCGAGGCCTACTTCGGGGCGAGGACCAAGCAGGTGGTGGAGGCGACGCGGGCCCTCTTTGCGTTCGCTCTCCCGTTCCTGGTCATGGCGGCCTGCTACGTGCTGATAGGCCTGAAGGTGCAGGGCTCCAGGTTCGCCAAGTCCAAGAGGCCCATCCGACTCATCGCGGCCGTGGTGCTCGCCTTCTTCGTCTGCTGGCTCCCCTACCACGTCTTCGGCTTGATGCAGGCCTTCGCCCCCCACCCAGTCGCCATGACCTGGGACAACGCCGCGGTGGGCCTGGCCTCCCTCAACAGCGCCCTCAACCCCATCCTCTACGTGTTCGTGGGCCGCGACTTCCGTCAGAGGTTCCGGCGGTCCGTGACCACCTCACTGCGCAAGGCCTTCAGCGAGGACCTCAGCCAGTCAGTCAACAGCACGCGTCTCCGCAGCCGGTCCAGCTTCGAGTGTAATCTGTGA